The Oceanispirochaeta sp. M1 genome contains a region encoding:
- a CDS encoding ankyrin repeat domain-containing protein, with protein sequence MKLKHLSCIVTISLLFHSGSLWAQTGLSLDLTRKVSSSVYEVVLEKPKDDPIVYAEELPMDLIPFHIRNDEFVSIGTAFAVGENLFLSAAHVFALDSDTLRYNLSLRDPMGNTYKVDQILKYDSRRDYVLFTTENLKQENWLRLSDKAGINEYVNAVGNAHGEGIIFRNGLLTSMTPERENGEWHWLRFSAAASPGNSGGPLLDTEGSVIGIVTAKSDNENLNYALPVSEIGDLKAGEALLHVNWLYQIPNINYKHRLIKDYSKALPAGYKELHTVMKSWRKEIVDESIDALKEEYRSEIFPADTGSDELLTLTTATLFPCIINEKDDSTWILSQPNEINTSELGAGGFLRTGKIWGDVFWQLELPEGEILSDYFNNPDALMDKILSGYRVTRNVGSAEVRINSFGPNRETSSHTDRWGRKWIRGKWELAFADYMAVLYALPTPSGAVGILNFISKSETYAYDSDFREMTDFFYVSYYADFRQWESFINSEELRPGIFDNTIFDYQLGEKVQLRTHSFDLVYDDGLLGIKHKSKMYVIPSFFKSAGDPGWDISRVFIYEEDKSDNFIAMEKSFRPFDEHDAESMKTWDTLVEKKYPYNSDSIVSKGNTYIYETADLQGSRNNDPNSRFLWTYTVARDGEQKESAMQTALKKIRNGFTLNSTEKRAALYGTGISIDESSYTKLNELTIFQAIALDDEDTLKKFIADSIDLEKRNDEGKTPLAAALSLAQDSSVSLLLEAGVEINTRDKNEASPILTALRNMPETVSETLLNMGADPDVRDRDGYTPLMVACQNEMGAVASVIMGMGVPLEPVNGLGRSALYYACTNHLDDLAVRMIRKGAPVSLEDDADYTLFLTAIKNSSEEVVKLLMEKGTRLEGKTSHDWTPLMMALRYNKPAVTMKLIDTADYLEAKTSDGWTVLHMAVRYGNLDSVKALIEKGSDIDARKPNKADILMLSLYNEENRDVADYLMEEFELDYDIVDTTNWSTLMIALRYGTEKQARQVYLRTSIKGGTTESGWTPLMFAVRNGHDSLIKPLLEDGNPLDAVNDDGLTALHLAAGYSDLDTTRLLVENGADINAVDNNNYTSMMQAARKGKQESAAYLLNMGSDTDIVSDTGWTALMLALRYCDPVLAEAMLYKGASVNISRTESEWSDLHLAVRYSSQKVGNLLMERGAEPNAQTDRNTTPLHLAAEYNEGLVSGLLMIGADPDLQNDSGETPIHVAVEELKEEAVRELLLGGARSDIENNDGKTASELAQDKGSLKKLF encoded by the coding sequence ATGAAATTGAAACATCTCAGCTGTATTGTTACCATCTCTCTTTTATTTCACAGCGGTTCTCTCTGGGCACAGACGGGTCTATCACTCGATCTGACAAGAAAGGTCAGCAGCTCGGTATATGAAGTGGTCCTTGAAAAACCAAAAGATGATCCCATTGTATATGCTGAAGAACTTCCAATGGATCTGATTCCGTTCCATATCAGGAATGATGAGTTTGTATCAATCGGAACAGCCTTTGCAGTGGGAGAGAATCTTTTTCTTTCGGCCGCCCATGTTTTTGCCCTGGATTCAGATACCCTCCGATATAACCTCTCTCTGAGAGATCCTATGGGTAATACCTATAAGGTTGATCAAATCCTTAAATATGACAGCAGAAGGGATTATGTTCTCTTCACTACGGAGAACCTGAAACAGGAAAACTGGCTCAGGCTGAGTGACAAAGCCGGTATCAATGAGTATGTAAATGCTGTAGGGAATGCTCATGGTGAAGGAATCATCTTCCGGAACGGTCTCTTAACATCCATGACACCTGAAAGGGAGAACGGTGAATGGCACTGGCTTAGATTTTCCGCTGCAGCATCACCCGGGAACAGCGGTGGACCCCTGCTTGATACAGAGGGGAGTGTTATCGGGATTGTCACTGCCAAATCAGACAATGAGAATCTCAATTATGCCCTGCCGGTCTCTGAAATTGGTGACCTTAAGGCAGGAGAAGCCCTGCTGCATGTTAACTGGTTATATCAGATTCCTAATATAAACTATAAACACCGCCTTATCAAAGACTACTCCAAAGCCCTTCCTGCCGGATATAAAGAGCTTCATACAGTAATGAAATCCTGGAGAAAGGAGATTGTAGATGAGAGTATAGACGCTTTGAAAGAGGAATACAGAAGTGAGATTTTTCCTGCAGATACAGGTTCCGATGAACTTCTTACCCTTACAACAGCCACTCTTTTTCCCTGTATTATCAATGAAAAAGATGATTCAACCTGGATATTGAGTCAGCCTAATGAAATTAATACTTCTGAACTCGGGGCAGGAGGTTTTCTCAGAACTGGAAAGATCTGGGGAGATGTATTCTGGCAGCTTGAACTTCCTGAAGGGGAGATCCTTTCTGACTATTTTAACAATCCCGATGCTCTTATGGATAAAATTCTCTCGGGTTACAGGGTCACCAGAAACGTGGGTTCAGCAGAAGTCAGGATTAACAGTTTCGGTCCGAATCGTGAGACTTCAAGTCATACCGACCGCTGGGGAAGAAAGTGGATACGGGGAAAGTGGGAATTGGCTTTTGCTGATTATATGGCAGTATTATATGCATTGCCCACACCTTCCGGAGCTGTGGGAATCCTGAATTTTATCTCTAAATCCGAGACCTATGCCTATGACAGTGACTTCAGAGAGATGACAGATTTTTTCTATGTCTCCTATTATGCAGACTTCCGGCAATGGGAGAGTTTTATAAATTCTGAAGAACTTCGTCCTGGAATCTTTGACAATACAATTTTTGACTATCAGCTTGGAGAAAAAGTTCAGTTAAGAACACACAGTTTTGACCTTGTTTATGACGACGGATTGCTGGGGATTAAACACAAATCAAAGATGTACGTAATTCCCTCATTTTTCAAATCTGCCGGGGACCCGGGCTGGGACATTTCCAGAGTCTTTATTTATGAAGAAGATAAAAGTGATAACTTTATAGCCATGGAGAAATCCTTTCGTCCTTTTGATGAGCATGATGCAGAAAGCATGAAGACCTGGGATACTCTTGTTGAGAAAAAGTATCCATACAACAGCGATTCCATTGTTTCCAAAGGGAATACCTATATCTACGAAACTGCGGATCTGCAGGGAAGCCGGAATAATGATCCGAACAGCCGTTTTCTTTGGACATATACTGTAGCCAGGGATGGAGAGCAAAAAGAATCCGCCATGCAGACTGCCCTGAAAAAGATCAGAAACGGTTTTACTTTAAACAGTACCGAGAAACGTGCAGCTCTTTACGGTACGGGTATCAGTATTGATGAATCCAGTTATACAAAACTGAATGAATTAACAATCTTTCAGGCCATTGCCCTTGATGATGAGGACACTCTGAAGAAATTCATAGCAGACTCAATAGACCTTGAAAAAAGAAATGATGAGGGTAAGACCCCTCTGGCTGCTGCCCTCAGTCTGGCACAGGACAGTTCGGTATCACTTCTCCTTGAAGCAGGAGTAGAGATTAATACCCGGGATAAAAATGAGGCAAGTCCAATTCTGACCGCCCTGAGGAATATGCCGGAAACTGTGTCTGAAACTCTGCTGAATATGGGTGCAGATCCTGATGTTCGAGATAGGGATGGTTACACTCCCCTTATGGTGGCCTGTCAGAATGAAATGGGGGCTGTCGCCTCTGTTATCATGGGGATGGGAGTCCCTCTTGAACCAGTAAATGGTTTAGGGAGAAGCGCACTTTACTATGCCTGTACAAATCATCTTGATGATCTGGCAGTCAGAATGATCCGTAAAGGAGCCCCTGTAAGCCTGGAAGATGATGCTGATTATACCCTCTTTTTAACCGCGATTAAGAATTCTTCAGAAGAAGTGGTCAAACTTCTCATGGAGAAGGGGACAAGGCTGGAAGGAAAGACTTCCCATGACTGGACTCCTCTGATGATGGCTCTCCGATACAATAAACCCGCAGTGACAATGAAACTTATTGATACGGCGGATTATCTTGAAGCAAAAACCAGTGATGGCTGGACTGTTCTCCATATGGCTGTCCGTTATGGTAATCTGGATTCTGTTAAGGCTCTTATTGAGAAGGGTTCTGATATTGATGCCAGAAAACCGAACAAAGCAGATATCCTGATGCTCTCACTCTACAATGAGGAGAACCGGGATGTTGCTGATTATCTGATGGAAGAGTTTGAGCTTGATTATGACATTGTTGATACAACAAACTGGTCAACACTTATGATAGCTCTCCGCTATGGAACTGAGAAGCAGGCAAGACAGGTATATCTGCGCACTTCCATTAAAGGCGGGACTACTGAAAGCGGCTGGACTCCTCTGATGTTTGCAGTCAGAAATGGACATGACTCCTTGATCAAACCATTGCTGGAGGATGGAAATCCGCTGGATGCTGTAAATGATGATGGTCTGACTGCGCTGCATCTGGCCGCAGGATATTCGGATCTGGATACTACCCGTCTTCTTGTGGAAAATGGTGCAGATATCAATGCTGTGGACAATAACAATTATACATCCATGATGCAGGCTGCAAGAAAAGGAAAGCAGGAGTCTGCTGCCTATCTTCTGAATATGGGTTCTGATACTGATATTGTAAGTGATACCGGTTGGACTGCCCTTATGCTTGCTCTCCGTTACTGTGATCCTGTCCTTGCTGAAGCCATGCTTTACAAGGGAGCATCAGTAAATATTTCCAGAACTGAATCTGAATGGTCGGATCTGCACCTGGCTGTCCGCTATAGTTCACAGAAAGTTGGAAATCTGCTGATGGAGAGAGGTGCTGAACCTAATGCTCAAACAGATCGTAATACAACGCCTCTTCATCTGGCAGCTGAGTATAATGAAGGTCTTGTATCCGGTCTGCTGATGATCGGAGCCGATCCGGATTTGCAGAATGATTCAGGGGAGACTCCTATACATGTAGCAGTAGAAGAGCTGAAAGAAGAAGCTGTACGTGAGCTGTTGCTTGGTGGAGCCAGATCTGATATTGAAAATAATGATGGAAAAACAGCCAGTGAGCTTGCGCAGGATAAGGGTTCTCTGAAGAAACTGTTTTAA
- a CDS encoding histidine kinase N-terminal 7TM domain-containing protein — translation MNTLYWIPFLFTSVLNAILGTYILKHRMSRGALSLFIIVISNAIWALLEAFLWMGFPLEIRMRLCYTQYMFIVQVPTFFIIFVLEYMGISRAFRRTHYPYLFIIPVLTVISAWTNPWHNLFYSQYMLISSQGKEELSLSYGPLFMMWAAYAYIVMIIATIIMLRAYVSASALYKKQYGTILLGVLIPWISNALYIFDLLPIENYDLTPLAYTITAICFIWAFYSRKLFDLRPIGRSESFKGMSDAVLILDDQDRIADFNPAAQRIMHFLSIDLIGEKFTDLCEVELAARILMDNSSKPLHLKKDGRSNFYDLRVSYLSDRKDRDVGRIFSFRDITKQKQMEAQLEYYATTDSLTGILNRRHFNHIAEMELHRCIRYNSPLSLCMIDIDKFKNVNDNFGHDTGDRVMKEMVRICQQNLREIDLFSRWGGDEFVLLLPETDIESAAEVAERLRASIEKSTVKTISGEISITISIGIVGLGTRASALEDGMKNADVAMYYAKGSGRNRCTVMNAQGDLTNINRSADPVGSLK, via the coding sequence TTGAATACATTATACTGGATTCCATTCCTTTTCACCTCAGTTCTCAATGCCATCCTGGGTACCTACATTCTAAAACATAGAATGTCCCGGGGCGCACTGTCTCTATTTATAATAGTGATCAGTAATGCAATATGGGCTCTCCTGGAAGCTTTTTTATGGATGGGTTTTCCTCTTGAGATCAGAATGAGGCTTTGTTACACCCAGTATATGTTTATTGTTCAGGTTCCGACCTTTTTTATCATCTTTGTTCTGGAATATATGGGGATATCCAGAGCATTCAGAAGGACACACTACCCATATCTTTTTATTATTCCCGTCCTTACAGTAATTTCTGCATGGACCAATCCCTGGCACAATCTTTTCTACAGTCAATATATGCTGATATCCTCACAGGGAAAGGAAGAGTTATCACTGAGCTATGGCCCTCTTTTCATGATGTGGGCAGCCTATGCCTACATTGTAATGATCATAGCTACAATTATTATGCTGAGAGCCTATGTCTCGGCATCGGCACTATATAAAAAACAATATGGAACAATACTTCTAGGTGTTCTGATTCCCTGGATATCCAATGCGTTATATATTTTTGACCTCTTACCCATTGAAAATTATGACCTCACGCCCCTTGCCTATACCATAACGGCAATCTGCTTTATCTGGGCATTCTACAGCAGGAAATTATTTGATCTGCGGCCTATTGGCCGGAGTGAATCGTTTAAGGGAATGAGTGACGCTGTCCTTATTTTGGATGATCAGGACCGCATTGCAGATTTCAACCCTGCGGCTCAGAGAATCATGCATTTTCTTTCAATTGATCTGATTGGAGAGAAATTTACCGATCTTTGTGAAGTAGAACTTGCTGCCAGGATTCTGATGGATAACAGCTCCAAGCCTCTGCATCTGAAAAAAGATGGAAGAAGTAATTTCTATGATCTGAGGGTTTCTTATCTTTCAGACAGAAAAGACAGGGATGTGGGCCGCATATTCTCCTTCAGAGACATCACAAAACAAAAACAGATGGAAGCACAGCTGGAATACTATGCAACAACCGACTCTCTTACAGGAATTCTGAACCGCAGGCATTTCAACCATATAGCAGAGATGGAACTGCACCGCTGTATCAGGTATAACAGCCCCCTGTCTCTGTGTATGATAGATATTGATAAGTTCAAAAATGTAAATGATAATTTCGGTCATGATACGGGTGACCGGGTTATGAAAGAGATGGTGAGAATCTGTCAGCAGAATCTTAGAGAGATTGATCTTTTTTCCCGTTGGGGGGGAGATGAATTTGTTCTACTGCTCCCTGAAACAGATATTGAATCTGCGGCAGAGGTTGCAGAACGTCTTAGAGCATCGATTGAAAAGAGTACAGTAAAGACCATAAGTGGAGAGATCTCAATAACCATCAGTATTGGTATAGTCGGCCTTGGTACCAGGGCTTCTGCTTTGGAAGATGGAATGAAAAATGCCGATGTAGCCATGTACTACGCCAAGGGCAGTGGAAGAAACCGCTGTACTGTTATGAATGCTCAAGGGGATCTTACGAATATAAACAGGTCAGCCGATCCTGTGGGTTCTTTAAAATAA
- the uxaC gene encoding glucuronate isomerase: protein MKFINDNFILENKTAAKLYHEYAEGLPIIDYHCHLDPKEIAQDIKWENLAQVWLGGDHYKWRCMRSNGVDESYITGDAPDREKFQKFAETMPYLLRNPMYHWCHLELARYFGIDDILLNGDTAQEVWDRSLLVIKNGMSARQLMIDSNVKAVCTTDDPVDTLEYHKALAEEGFQVKVLPTWRPDKILAIDKPFWKDYIISLSKAASIDIRDYASLVKAMKIRHQYFHDTGCRLSDHGLERCYALDYKEDDIQIIFSKALFGESISEFEVDQFRTSMMMLFGRMDAEKGWTKQIHLGALRSNNSRMFESIGPDTGFDSIDDKNIAGDLSRYLDKLDSEKKLPKTILYNLNPRDNELIASMLGNFQDGSVPGKIQMGSGWWFLDQKDGMERQMEALSQLGLLRRFVGMLTDSRSFLSYARHEYFRRILCNILGKDMEKGLIPMDLELVGSMVKEISYENAREYFGFDL, encoded by the coding sequence ATGAAATTTATAAACGATAATTTTATCCTGGAGAATAAAACTGCCGCTAAGTTATATCATGAATATGCAGAAGGTCTGCCGATCATTGACTATCACTGTCATCTTGATCCGAAAGAGATTGCCCAGGATATTAAATGGGAAAATCTGGCTCAAGTCTGGCTGGGAGGAGATCATTATAAATGGAGATGTATGCGCTCCAATGGAGTGGATGAATCCTATATTACCGGTGATGCACCTGACAGGGAAAAGTTTCAGAAGTTTGCTGAGACAATGCCCTACCTGCTGCGGAACCCCATGTATCACTGGTGTCATCTGGAACTGGCCCGTTATTTCGGCATAGATGATATCCTCCTGAATGGAGATACGGCTCAGGAAGTGTGGGACAGAAGTCTTCTGGTAATCAAGAATGGAATGTCAGCCAGACAGCTTATGATTGACAGTAATGTAAAAGCTGTATGTACCACCGATGATCCTGTCGATACACTTGAATATCACAAGGCCCTTGCTGAGGAAGGATTCCAGGTAAAGGTTCTGCCCACCTGGCGCCCCGACAAGATTCTGGCCATTGATAAACCCTTCTGGAAAGACTATATCATAAGCCTTTCTAAAGCCGCCTCTATTGATATAAGGGATTATGCCTCACTGGTGAAGGCCATGAAAATCAGACATCAGTATTTTCATGATACAGGCTGCAGACTCTCAGATCACGGTCTGGAGCGCTGTTATGCACTGGATTATAAAGAAGACGATATTCAGATTATCTTCAGCAAAGCTTTATTCGGCGAGTCTATAAGTGAATTTGAGGTAGATCAGTTCAGAACATCAATGATGATGCTTTTTGGTCGAATGGATGCTGAAAAGGGATGGACCAAGCAGATTCATCTGGGAGCTCTGCGCAGCAATAACAGCAGAATGTTTGAATCCATCGGTCCGGATACGGGATTTGATTCCATTGACGATAAGAATATTGCCGGAGATCTTTCACGCTATCTTGATAAACTTGATTCTGAGAAGAAACTTCCTAAAACAATCCTTTATAATCTGAACCCCCGTGATAATGAGTTGATTGCAAGTATGCTTGGAAATTTCCAGGACGGATCGGTTCCGGGAAAAATACAGATGGGTTCCGGATGGTGGTTCCTTGATCAGAAGGACGGAATGGAGAGACAGATGGAGGCTCTCAGTCAGCTGGGACTGCTCCGCCGTTTTGTGGGTATGCTGACGGACAGCCGTTCATTCCTATCCTATGCAAGACATGAGTACTTCCGACGTATTCTCTGTAATATTCTCGGCAAGGATATGGAGAAGGGGCTGATTCCCATGGATCTTGAACTTGTGGGATCTATGGTAAAAGAGATCTCCTATGAGAATGCCAGGGAGTATTTCGGCTTTGATCTTTAA
- a CDS encoding UxaA family hydrolase, translating to MSQTYIRISERDNVAVALENLSAGSDVLGVKAASDILPGHKIALTNISSGESVIKYGYPIGQATEDIKAGDHIHTHNIKTLLSGTVEYSYQPIDGSVTSAPGRTGHFWGYPRKNGRSATRNEIWIINTVGCVNKTAEILSRRMEKEAEGNCDGVFSFSHPFGCSQLGQDHKTTQTILADLVHHPNAGGVLVLGLGCENNNIPEFKKVLGEYDESRVKFLSTQDASDEIEEGMSLIRELMKQTVTDRRVECPVSDLVVGMKCGGSDGLSGITANPLLGLFSDALVAEGGSTILTEVPEMFGAETILMNRCINKDVFDKTVSLINDFKDYFTQHNQVVYENPSPGNKDGGITTLEDKSLGCIQKGGRAPVRDVIPYGGRVSEKGLILLNGPGNDIVSTTALTAAGATVILFTTGRGTPLGAPVPTVKVATNSSLAQKKKNWIDFNAGSAVEGTGLEDLTDSFWDFILETASGRQTRNEENGYREISIFKDGVVL from the coding sequence ATGAGTCAAACCTATATAAGAATCAGCGAACGGGATAATGTGGCTGTGGCTCTGGAGAATCTGAGTGCCGGCAGTGATGTTCTGGGTGTGAAGGCTGCTTCAGATATTCTGCCGGGACATAAAATAGCCCTGACAAATATTTCATCAGGGGAAAGTGTAATCAAGTATGGCTATCCCATTGGACAGGCTACAGAGGATATCAAGGCCGGAGATCATATTCATACACATAATATTAAAACTCTTCTTTCTGGAACTGTTGAGTACAGCTATCAGCCTATAGATGGATCTGTTACATCAGCACCCGGCAGAACCGGTCATTTTTGGGGATATCCAAGGAAGAACGGCCGCAGCGCTACACGAAATGAGATCTGGATAATCAATACTGTAGGCTGTGTGAATAAGACAGCCGAAATTCTCAGCAGACGAATGGAGAAAGAGGCAGAAGGGAACTGCGACGGAGTCTTCAGTTTTTCCCACCCATTCGGCTGCTCCCAGCTGGGGCAGGATCATAAGACAACTCAGACTATTCTGGCTGATCTGGTGCATCATCCCAATGCCGGTGGTGTTCTGGTTCTCGGTCTTGGATGTGAGAATAACAATATCCCCGAGTTTAAGAAAGTTTTGGGAGAGTATGATGAAAGCCGGGTTAAGTTCCTCTCTACACAGGATGCATCTGATGAAATAGAAGAAGGCATGTCTCTGATCAGAGAACTTATGAAACAGACAGTCACTGACAGGAGGGTTGAATGCCCTGTTTCTGACCTGGTGGTGGGAATGAAATGCGGCGGTTCCGATGGATTGTCGGGTATCACCGCAAACCCTTTGCTTGGACTGTTTTCAGATGCTCTGGTTGCAGAGGGAGGGTCAACAATCCTCACTGAAGTTCCCGAGATGTTCGGAGCCGAAACCATTCTGATGAACCGTTGTATCAATAAGGATGTTTTTGATAAAACAGTCAGCCTTATCAATGATTTCAAGGATTATTTTACACAGCATAATCAGGTCGTGTATGAAAATCCCTCTCCCGGTAATAAGGATGGAGGAATAACCACTTTGGAGGATAAGTCTCTGGGGTGTATTCAGAAGGGGGGGCGGGCTCCTGTAAGGGATGTTATTCCCTATGGAGGAAGAGTCTCAGAGAAGGGATTGATCCTCCTTAACGGACCCGGAAATGACATTGTATCCACCACTGCACTGACCGCCGCCGGAGCCACAGTTATCCTGTTTACCACAGGAAGGGGGACCCCTCTGGGAGCACCGGTCCCTACAGTCAAAGTAGCCACTAACTCATCACTGGCTCAGAAAAAGAAAAACTGGATTGATTTCAATGCCGGTTCCGCTGTAGAGGGAACCGGTCTGGAGGATCTGACAGACAGTTTTTGGGATTTTATTCTTGAAACTGCTTCAGGTAGGCAGACCAGGAATGAGGAAAACGGCTACAGAGAGATCTCCATCTTCAAAGATGGAGTTGTGTTGTGA
- a CDS encoding tagaturonate reductase yields the protein MKQLNLNQAQEMKLEKNNKPVRILQFGEGNFLRAFIDWMVDGMNKQNLFNGKISIVQPLPQGMIGMMGEQDYLYTLLLRGIQGGEVTVEKKIIDAVERGVNPYEDFEAYLAEAENPDLRIIVSNTTEAGIVLREEDSPGDTPPVSFPGKLLLLLKKRYDHFEGDPSKGFLLFPCELIEENGTNLKNILLDLAGRWYSDSPAFLSWIDEANVFFNTLVDRIVSGYPRDEVEGLWEEAGYKDNLLDTGEIFHFLVIEGPSEYEKEFPLVQGGFNVKWCDDLTPYRTRKVRILNGAHTMTVLAAWLYGLETVKNCMDDELVSAYIRKGIFDEIIPTLDLPADELSEYGAAILERFSNPYIKHFLLSISLNSVSKFKTRVLPSILEYINRTGENPRLLSFSLAALVLFYKSTGSDSDSLTALRALDGKEYTIRDSPEVLEYFSSLWNDRSCDSRKDGESIMDLVLKKEDYWGQDLSLVDGLSELTGSFLYSMVRKGVPSVMAELTGVSK from the coding sequence TTGAAGCAGTTAAATTTGAATCAGGCTCAGGAAATGAAACTGGAGAAAAATAATAAACCAGTCAGAATCCTTCAGTTCGGAGAGGGGAACTTCCTCCGGGCCTTTATTGACTGGATGGTTGACGGCATGAATAAACAGAACCTGTTCAATGGTAAAATTTCAATTGTCCAGCCGCTTCCTCAGGGGATGATAGGCATGATGGGGGAGCAGGACTATCTCTATACACTTCTCCTCAGGGGTATTCAGGGTGGGGAAGTCACCGTTGAGAAGAAGATAATTGATGCGGTGGAGAGAGGCGTGAATCCCTATGAGGATTTTGAAGCCTATCTGGCAGAGGCTGAAAATCCTGATTTGAGGATTATTGTCTCCAATACCACAGAAGCAGGGATCGTCCTCCGGGAAGAGGACAGTCCCGGGGATACACCTCCTGTTTCATTTCCGGGAAAACTGCTTCTTCTTTTGAAAAAACGCTATGATCATTTTGAAGGAGATCCTTCAAAGGGATTTCTCCTGTTTCCCTGTGAACTCATTGAGGAGAACGGAACTAATCTTAAAAATATTCTCCTGGATCTGGCGGGTCGCTGGTATTCTGATTCTCCAGCCTTTTTAAGCTGGATTGATGAGGCAAATGTATTCTTTAATACTCTTGTTGACCGGATTGTAAGCGGTTATCCCCGTGACGAAGTTGAAGGATTATGGGAAGAGGCCGGATATAAGGATAATCTCCTTGATACTGGAGAGATCTTTCACTTTCTGGTTATTGAAGGTCCCTCAGAATATGAAAAAGAGTTTCCCCTGGTACAGGGAGGTTTCAATGTGAAGTGGTGTGATGATCTCACGCCCTATAGAACCAGGAAAGTCCGCATTCTGAACGGTGCTCATACCATGACCGTACTGGCTGCCTGGCTTTACGGCCTTGAGACTGTAAAAAACTGTATGGATGATGAACTTGTATCCGCCTATATTCGGAAAGGAATCTTTGATGAGATAATTCCGACACTGGATCTGCCTGCTGATGAGCTGTCAGAGTATGGTGCTGCCATTCTGGAACGTTTCAGCAATCCCTACATCAAACATTTTCTCTTAAGTATTTCTCTTAATTCGGTCTCCAAGTTCAAGACAAGGGTTCTCCCCTCAATTTTGGAATATATAAATAGAACGGGTGAGAATCCCAGGCTCCTCAGCTTTTCATTGGCAGCGCTTGTCTTATTCTATAAATCTACAGGATCAGATTCAGATTCTCTGACTGCCCTCAGGGCTCTGGATGGTAAGGAATATACGATCAGGGATTCTCCCGAAGTTCTGGAATACTTCAGTTCTTTATGGAACGATAGATCTTGTGACAGCCGGAAAGATGGTGAATCCATAATGGATCTTGTTCTGAAAAAAGAAGATTACTGGGGACAGGACTTAAGTCTGGTAGATGGACTTTCAGAGCTGACGGGTTCTTTTCTTTATTCTATGGTCAGAAAGGGTGTACCTTCGGTGATGGCAGAACTGACAGGTGTTTCAAAATGA
- a CDS encoding FadR/GntR family transcriptional regulator yields the protein MCKQSIVDLKLFELTQKELSPEDFILKRIRELLHQGELQPGARLPSERLLAETLNTSRGNIRKALQKLEFYGLVEISPQSGTRISSMGQETVEELMKAIPVSRDQKMADLMEARFVLDLQCTRLAAERRSDSDLILIEERQEVFLKKFYSPGNKDYLEEDYLFHLAIAHATGNHVLISLLSQLTPKIVTQEQPHLKQRDKDFSRIPGEHQKIIDAIRLSDPEAAEEAMLSHRQWALKRIFTRDKTGEEN from the coding sequence ATGTGTAAACAGTCTATTGTGGATTTGAAACTATTTGAATTGACTCAGAAAGAACTTTCTCCCGAGGATTTTATATTGAAAAGAATCCGGGAGCTCCTACATCAGGGAGAGCTTCAACCGGGAGCACGTCTGCCCTCGGAGAGACTGCTTGCCGAGACTCTGAACACAAGCCGGGGAAATATCCGTAAGGCTCTTCAGAAGCTTGAGTTTTATGGGCTTGTTGAAATCTCTCCACAGAGCGGGACAAGAATCAGCTCAATGGGGCAGGAGACTGTTGAAGAGTTGATGAAGGCTATACCGGTTTCCAGAGATCAGAAAATGGCTGACCTGATGGAGGCCCGTTTTGTGCTGGATCTGCAGTGTACAAGACTGGCAGCCGAAAGACGCAGTGACTCAGACTTAATACTTATTGAAGAGAGACAGGAAGTCTTTTTAAAGAAATTCTACTCACCGGGGAATAAGGATTATCTGGAAGAGGATTACCTTTTTCATCTGGCCATTGCCCATGCAACAGGGAACCATGTGCTGATCTCTCTCCTCAGTCAGTTGACTCCTAAAATCGTAACACAGGAGCAGCCTCATCTGAAACAGAGGGACAAGGACTTCTCAAGGATTCCAGGAGAGCATCAGAAAATTATAGATGCAATCCGTCTGTCAGATCCGGAGGCCGCAGAAGAAGCCATGCTGAGTCACCGGCAGTGGGCATTAAAACGTATTTTTACCAGAGACAAAACAGGAGAAGAAAATTGA